The Candida dubliniensis CD36 chromosome 2, complete sequence genome contains a region encoding:
- a CDS encoding arginyl-trna-protein transferase, putative (Similar to S. cerevisiae ATE1) — MILTPPHYFGDRHCGYCKHSNKRDYYALESQIGSNFPQQSVTIGSSVWQMSCKEYDELINTGFRRSGTFLYKPDLLRTCCRLYTIRTRLAMCKLTKEHRKVVNRFIKEICPELPQPKKNTFDLNRLYEAQLQSKRFQTRFEPSVFSKEKFELYKKYQVSVHNDDPDDVTESSFKRFLCDTPFPDDEVEGDKDQFQGLEPKNWGTSTTPRAGPTHELYFLDGKLIAISILDFLPSGVSSIYFIWDPDYAHLSLGTLSGLKEMQMCEKLDYSWYYLGYYVEDCVKMKYKRKFGGELLDLCNEVYFPLEIVDPYIKNGRLFVIGEKDDEYESELEIESLGAPLDYKDSDFFGKKLVNVAEDIYGNERVNEDAKKARQILKVKYQIDPNNSQLRLPNVVPGIIPLWQILEWFDMGTIDEEYVVEIFMGGKMLEYSLGELNGEGRAIVVDCIRAFGLEKVQGMVIML, encoded by the coding sequence ATGATATTGACACCACCACATTACTTTGGAGATAGACACTGTGGGTATTGCAAGCACTCAAACAAACGGGATTATTATGCATTGGAATCACAAATCGGATCCAACTTTCCGCAGCAGTCAGTAACAATTGGTTCGTCAGTCTGGCAAATGTCGTGTAAAGAATACGATGAATTGATAAACACCGGGTTTAGGAGATCTGGAACATTCTTATACAAGCCAGACTTGTTAAGGACTTGTTGCAGGTTGTACACAATCAGAACACGACTCGCAATGTGTAAATTGACAAAAGAACACAGAAAGGTGGTCAACCGATTCATTAAAGAAATATGTCCTGAATTGCCCCAGCCCAAGAAAAACacttttgatttgaatcGATTGTATGAGGCACAACTTCAATCAAAACGATTCCAAACCAGGTTTGAGCCATCGGTATTTTCTAAAGAAAAGTTTGAATTGTATAAAAAGTATCAGGTGCTGGTGCATAATGATGATCCAGACGACGTAACCGAATCTTCATTCAAAAGATTTCTATGTGACACGCCGTTCCCTGATGATGAGGTTGAAGGAGACAAAGACCAATTTCAAGGACTTGAACCCAAAAATTGGGGTacatcaacaacaccaCGTGCCGGTCCCACCCATGAACTATACTTTTTGGACGGGAAATTGATCGCCATCTCCATTCTTGACTTTCTACCATCTGGCGTCTCTTCGATATATTTCATCTGGGATCCCGACTATGCTCATTTAAGCTTGGGCACTTTGTCTGGCTTGAAAGAGATGCAGATGTGCGAGAAGCTAGATTATTCATGGTATTATTTGGGATACTATGTTGAGGATTGTGTCAAGATGAAGTATAAACGGAAATTTGGTGGTGAGTTATTGGATTTGTGCAACGAGGTATATTTCCCGTTAGAGATTGTTGATCCATATATAAAGAATGGCAGACTATTTGTCATTGGGGAAAAGGACGACGAGTATGAATCAGAGCTTGAGATTGAGAGTTTGGGAGCCCCATTGGACTATAAGGATAgtgatttttttggcaaGAAACTAGTCAACGTAGCTGAGGATATTTACGGCAACGAAAGAGTAAACGAAGACGCCAAAAAGGCCAGACAAATCCTAAAAgtcaaatatcaaattgacCCGAATAATTCTCAATTGCGATTACCAAATGTTGTGCCCGGGATAATTCCTCTTTGGCAAATACTAGAATGGTTTGATATGGGTACAATCGATGAGGAATATGTTGTTGAGATATTTATGGGGGGGAAAATGCTTGAGTATTCTCTTGGCGAACTTAATGGCGAAGGGAGAGCTATTGTGGTTGATTGTATAAGAGCCTTTGGTTTAGAGAAAGTGCAGGGTATGGTGATTATGTTGTGA
- a CDS encoding pre-mRNA-splicing factor, putative (Similar to S. cerevisiae CWC24), protein MFKKRVIKDSRVSKRKIDDINETSDDVSTTQVKKKNTVITKKSDVQKKPVVLPQLSPEIPSSKSASDDAAVEVVSRKSKKGELKPLAANIKTTIITDFQPDVCKDFQQTGYCGYGDTCKFLHVRDESKQRIPIKKDWEVGGQKEVKEKEAIPFKCVLCKGDYKSPIKTGCGHVFCKACFLDRYKTKKKGTCYICHKETNGNMIPVNPDKLS, encoded by the coding sequence ATGTTTAAAAAGAGGGTCATAAAAGATTCCCGGGTGTCCAAACGGAAGATAGATGACATAAATGAAACCAGTGATGATGTTTCTACTACTCAggtaaagaaaaagaatacaGTCATAACTAAGAAATCCGACGTACAAAAAAAACCGGTGGTGTTGCCCCAATTATCACCAGAAATCCCTTCATCAAAATCTGCTAGCGATGATGCAGCGGTTGAGGTAGTTTCTCGGAAATCAAAAAAGGGAGAATTAAAACCGCTTGCAGCAAATATCAAAACCACCATTATAACCGATTTCCAGCCAGACGTGTGCAAGGATTTTCAACAGACGGGGTATTGTGGGTATGGTGATACATGTAAATTTCTTCACGTACGAGATGAATCAAAGCAAAGAATTCCCATTAAGAAAGACTGGGAAGTTGGTGGGCAAAAGGAGGTTAAGGAGAAAGAAGCTATTCCATTTAAATGTGTCTTGTGTAAGGGCGACTATAAATCACCAATAAAGACTGGGTGCGGACATGTATTTTGTAAGGCCTGTTTCTTAGACCGatataaaactaaaaagaaGGGAACGTGTTATATATGCCACAAGGAAACCAATGGAAATATGATACCTGTAAATCCAGACAAATTAAGTTAG
- a CDS encoding STF2-like protein, putative (Similar to S. cerevisiae TMA10;~CGD:involved in ATP biosynthesis), whose amino-acid sequence MTRTNKWTVHEKRPQEPKWFTHNGHSDTDPTKVKKNGAGKNNWGQPGDELDDDEVRHYQKSTGRRNSNHEMNKERLNNLNDKLDNQLMN is encoded by the coding sequence ATGACTAGAACTAACAAATGGACTGTACACGAAAAGAGACCTCAAGAACCAAAGTGGTTTACACATAATGGCCACTCCGATACCGATCCAACGAAAGTGAAGAAGAATGGTGCTGGTAAGAACAATTGGGGTCAACCAGGTGATGAGTTAGATGACGATGAGGTTCGTCATTACCAAAAATCTACAGGTAGAAGAAACTCAAACCACGAAATGAATAAGGAGAGATTAAACAACTTAAACGACAAATTagataatcaattgatgaattag
- a CDS encoding hypothetical membrane protein, conserved codes for MSQIQDQLENIPGYDVVMDYFNEYGEEHWNAKINPFEDENGNKRRLPKDLATKHDQQVWKKIQSQAWTDDKCFLGSCAVGLDCGLGLAPLVVLIFPVLGPLIMYGVHARVINIAQKNYNLPNTLIAKLQTNILIDLLITFPPVIGSFFGWLHACSTRNAGMVYVYLEKMLKHKASDQGVSYVGARMTAGTYGDSSRQGIAQPQTVKSGGLFKKKQTTDNSIRVGQQESGFM; via the coding sequence ATGTCACAAATTCAAGATCAATTGGAAAACATCCCCGGATATGATGTTGTGATGGATTATTTTAACGAATACGGGGAAGAGCATTGGAATGCGAAGATTAACCCCTTTGAGGATGAGAATGGAAATAAACGTCGTCTTCCCAAAGATTTAGCAACGAAACATGATCAGCAAGTATGGAAAAAGATCCAATCACAAGCATGGACTGATGACAAGTGCTTTTTAGGGAGTTGTGCAGTGGGGTTAGACTGTGGTTTAGGGTTAGCGCCTTTGGTAGTTTTGATATTTCCAGTGTTGGGTCCACTAATCATGTATGGGGTTCATGCTAGAGTGATTAACATTGCACAGAAAAACTACAATTTGCCTAATACGCTAATTGCAAAACTACAAACAAAcattttgattgatttgttgataaCGTTCCCTCCGGTGATTGGTAGtttttttggttggttgCATGCATGTTCGACTAGAAATGCAGGGATGGTTTATGTTTATCTAGAGAAAATGCTTAAGCATAAAGCGTCAGACCAGGGTGTGAGTTATGTTGGTGCCCGAATGACAGCAGGAACTTATGGTGACAGCTCAAGACAGGGGATAGCCCAACCACAAACAGTCAAGTCCGGAGGActatttaaaaaaaagcagACAACAGACAATTCAATTAGAGTTGGCCAACAAGAATCAGGATTTATGTAA
- a CDS encoding Cu/Zn superoxide dismutase, putative: MIFIPITILIFLLSLAASDKSPKIKKNPRNVVAVADFPFGGDTQVKGNAVFSAKEGKYVNVHIDMTGLPKDEGPFFYHIHERSVPGNGNCEAVGLHFNPYNASPVCDEQKNDAYCQVGDLSGKHGCINTTCFELKYSDPYLSLNKKSKSSIIGKSLVFHYPNLTKIACADIEEANELRLQSLIEEYTQTDDTIQLKELNTPLENDYTFDEVEALSSEVYHSDTDPDPPQQQELVSTEKLYNKTDNVYTPEEPKSSDQNKKSHRHSLLPLAKWKKNSPKNYSNISLHGISSDCLNDGMMVTSSIFGSLVLGIAAGMFV; encoded by the coding sequence ATGATCTTTATTCCCATTACCATATTAATCTTTCTACTTTCCTTAGCAGCTTCAGACAAATCACCCAAAATTAAGAAGAACCCCAGAAATGTTGTTGCCGTTGCTGATTTCCCGTTTGGCGGCGATACACAAGTGAAAGGAAACGCGGTGTTTAGTGCTAAAGAAGGTAAATATGTCAACGTTCATATTGATATGACTGGATTGCCCAAAGACGAGGGACCATTTTTCTACCATATCCATGAACGGTCGGTTCCTGGAAACGGCAATTGCGAAGCAGTTGGCTTGCATTTCAACCCTTATAATGCTAGTCCGGTTTGTGATGAGCAAAAAAACGATGCCTATTGTCAAGTGGGCGACTTGCTGGGGAAACATGGTTGCATCAACACAACTTGCTTTGAGTTAAAATACAGCGACCCATATTTATCGTTGAATAAGAAATCAAAGTCGTCTATTATTGGGAAATCGTTGGTGTTCCATTATCCGAATTTGACAAAAATTGCTTGTGCGGATATTGAAGAGGCAAACGAGTTGAGACTACAAAGTTTGATTGAAGAATACACCCAAACCGACGACACCATTCAATTAAAAGAGCTAAATACTCCGCTAGAAAATGATTACACATTTGATGAGGTAGAAGCGTTGTCATCAGAGGTATACCATTCTGATACCGACCCAGACCCacctcaacaacaagaattagTTCTGActgaaaaattatataaCAAAACTGACAACGTCTATACCCCAGAAGAACCTAAATCTAGCgaccaaaacaaaaagagtCATCGACACTCCTTGCTACCCTTGGccaaatggaaaaaaaatagtcCCAAAAATTACTCCAACATTTCTCTTCACGGAATCTCGAGCGATTGTCTCAATGATGGTATGATGGTCACCAGTTCAATATTTGGTTCTCTTGTATTGGGAATAGCTGCAGGAATGTTTGTCTag
- a CDS encoding CTP:phosphoethanolamin cytidylyltransferase, putative (spliced gene;~Similar to S. cerevisiae MUQ1), whose amino-acid sequence MYERPEGIENCRIWIDGCFDFAHHGHAGAMLQARQLGKELYVGVHSDEEILANKGPTVMRLDERITAVEACKWTTRAIANAPYVTDPKFMDEYGCPYVVHGDDITTDANGEDCYQVVKDMGRFVVVKRTPNISTTDLVGRMLLMSKDHHYPAISRATETLLTQDNLDRFKRYATDETGLNAGSGVYLNRGELEVIVSPKTEIGDIVYIDGGFDLFHPGHIEILKIVQQEAKKLGAKVVVGIHDDAEVNQYKGLNYPIMNLLERSLCVLQCRYVDAIILGAPYIPTPEFFSKLGKSKVIKVYHGPTEIDQGVYDEIDPTIYETIGKHKYDDMNTEFIVNRVLANKQAYEERQKRKGWKAEIEKKLKQSEQSQQ is encoded by the exons ATGTACGAAAGACCAGAgggaattgaaaattgcAGAATTTGGATAGATGggtgttttgattttgctCACCATG GCCACGCAGGGGCAATGTTACAAGCACGGCAATTGGGTAAGGAATTGTATGTTGGTGTGCACtctgatgaagaaatattGGCCAATAAAGGTCCCACCGTTATGAGATTGGACGAGAGAATTACTGCTGTTGAAGCGTGCAAATGGACCACGAGGGCAATTGCCAACGCACCATATGTTACTGATCCCAAATTTATGGATGAGTATGGATGTCCCTATGTTGTTCATGGAGATGACATAACAACAGACGCCAATGGTGAAGACTGCTATCAAGTAGTTAAGGATATGGGCagatttgttgttgttaaacGTACCCCCAACATTTCTACTACCGATTTGGTTGGCAgaatgttgttgatgtcCAAAGATCATCACTATCCAGCGATTCTGAGAGCCACTGAAACCTTGTTAACCCAAGACAATTTAGATAGATTCAAACGCTACGCCACTGATGAAACAGGGTTGAATGCAGGATCTGGTGTTTATTTGAATCGAGGCGAGTTGGAAGTGATTGTGAGTCCCAAGACCGAAATTGGTGATATTGTTTACATTGACGGtggatttgatttgtttcaCCCAGGGCATATTGAGATACTCAAGATTGTACAACAAGAGGCAAAAAAGTTGGGGGCcaaagttgttgttggtattCATGATGATGCTGAGGTCAATCAATACAAGGGGTTAAACTACCCGATAATGAATCTTTTGGAAAGATCTTTATGTGTTTTGCAATGCAGATATGTTGATGCAATAATATTGGGTGCACCTTATATCCCAACACCCGAGTTCTTCAGCAAGTTGGGCAAGTCTAAGGTTATTAAGGTGTACCATGGTCCAACTGAGATTGACCAAGGTGTCTACGATGAGATAGATCCGACTATTTACGAGACAATAGGAAAGCACAAGTATGACGACATGAATACTGAATTCATTGTAAACAGAGTTTTAGCCAACAAACAGGCTTACGAAGAAAGACAAAAGAGAAAGGGTTGGAAAGCAGAAATtgagaagaaattgaaacaatctGAACAATCGCAACAGTAG